AAGATAGCGATCCGCCGGCACAGCACGAAGGTGATGCCTTCCGCCAACATCAGCGGCACCAGCAGATCGTAGCTACCCGCCATCTCGCAGGACATGATCAGCGAGCTGATGGGGACATGCGCCGCCCCCCCGAACATCGCTGCCATGCCCACCAGCGCGAAGGCGCCCGGCTGCGGCACCAGGGTGGGCGCCAGCGCGTGGAACAGGTAGCCGAAGCCGCCGCCGGCCAGACCGCCTATCACCAGCGAGGGACCGAACTCGCCCCCGGATCCTCCCGAGCCGATGGTAAACGACGTCGCGAGTATCTTGGCTCCGGCAAGACCCCAGAGCAGCCAGTAGCCCCGCTCCCCCAACCAGTCGGCTCCATCGATCGCCCCCTGCAGCCAGCCGTAACCGGTTCCCAATGCCTGGGGGACCAAGAGACCCAGCAGGCCGACCAGCGCACCACCGAACGCAGGCCTGGCCCACATCGGTACGAGCCGAAGGCGCGCAAAGACCTGCCTCTGCATGAACCCCTTGAACGTCACAAAAGCCAACGCATAGATGGACAGGCCGATCGCCATGACGGCGAACAGAGGCAGCGCCGCTGGCAGAAAGACATAGGCAGCGTCGGTCGAAAAGAGGTGGCCTTGGCCAAACACCGCGGTGAATATCGAGTAACCCGTAACCGACGCCAAAATGCACGGGACGATGGCGTCGCTCTCGAAGTCGTCACGATACAGCACCTCTACCGCATACAGGGCCGCGCCAAGGGGCGTGCGAAAGATGGCACCTGTTCCCGCAGCCGCACCCGCGACAACCAAGATCCTGCGCTCCTGCTCGTTGAGCTTCATGAACCGCGACACGAGCGATCCGATGCCCGCACAGGTCTGCATCACTGGACCCTCGCGCCCTGCCGAGCCACCGGTGGAAATGGTGACGAGCGACGCCAGGGCCTTGAGCGGTGGCACCCTCGCGCGGATCAGTCCTTTCTTGTTGTGAACCGCGTCGATATAGGCGTCCCCACCCGGGCCCCGCGCCTCGGGCGCGAAGCTCTCGACGAGCCAGCCGCACACGAGCCCGCCCAGACACGGCAGCAACGCGACCAACCACCAACGCGTGGGGCCCGACTGCGTATGCGCGGGTGTGACATCCAGCTCACCGCCCGGTCGCGGCGCGCTGAAGCGGGCGAGCTCGCCGGTAACAAGCCACTCGGCCCACTCGAGAGCATAGAAAAACAGGCACGCGACACTGCCCGCCATGGCGCCAACGATGAGCGAATGAAGCAGCACACGCCAAAGACGCCTGAGATCGAGCGAGCGCCACGGCCACAGCAACTGACCTGGATTGCGCAGCAAGCTGCCCAGCGTCGCGAGGGGCGCGCGTTCCCGGGGGCTCATCGTCATGGTGAGGCGTGACCGCGCGAAGTCGGCGCCGGCGTGCCGGCCGGCGCAGTCGGGGCCAGCGCGGGAGCCAGAACCAGCTCGACGTTGCGTTCCTCCCCCCTCGCCAGCACCAGACTCAGCTCCGCCTCCCGAAACAAGGGGTGCCAGGCGTGCACGAGCAGCTTCACGTCGCGGGGCACGTCGTCGATCCGAAAGCGGCCGTCTTGGTCAGTAACCGCATGAAGCGGATGGTACATCACCACGACCTCGGCCCTGCCACAGCCTGTCGCGAACCCGCATGCCACCATGTTGACACCGCCGCGCTCGAGCACGATCTCCCTTTGCTGCCCTTTCAGCAGAGTCTGGAAGAAAGCATCACCGGTCCACTTCGGCAGGAAGGGATGGTTCGTTTCGTTGCGAATAACCAGCTTGTCACCGATCATTGCTGCGATCAGGGATGGCGTGAGCCGGCAGTCGCGAATCACCAACAAGTGAGATCGTGGCGCGCGGGCTTGCTTTTTCCCGAAATCGCTCAGCGCGACCAGCACGCCGGAGAGCCCTCGGTCCGCCACGAGCTTGACCGGTTGGCGGTCTCCCCGCTTGGGAGGCGAGCACAATTGGGGCTGCGGCGTACCCTGTTGCTCGGATGAGACCGGCGTCAAGGAAGGGAGCTCGGCCCCAGGTGAGAGACGCACGATGCCCTTGATAGCCGCCGGCCCAACCGGCGAGGGTTCAGGCAGCGCCGGTGAGGCCGGTGTGCTCGCGGGCTCGGTCTGCGCTGACCCGAGC
This genomic stretch from Pseudomonadota bacterium harbors:
- a CDS encoding chloride channel protein, yielding MSPRERAPLATLGSLLRNPGQLLWPWRSLDLRRLWRVLLHSLIVGAMAGSVACLFFYALEWAEWLVTGELARFSAPRPGGELDVTPAHTQSGPTRWWLVALLPCLGGLVCGWLVESFAPEARGPGGDAYIDAVHNKKGLIRARVPPLKALASLVTISTGGSAGREGPVMQTCAGIGSLVSRFMKLNEQERRILVVAGAAAGTGAIFRTPLGAALYAVEVLYRDDFESDAIVPCILASVTGYSIFTAVFGQGHLFSTDAAYVFLPAALPLFAVMAIGLSIYALAFVTFKGFMQRQVFARLRLVPMWARPAFGGALVGLLGLLVPQALGTGYGWLQGAIDGADWLGERGYWLLWGLAGAKILATSFTIGSGGSGGEFGPSLVIGGLAGGGFGYLFHALAPTLVPQPGAFALVGMAAMFGGAAHVPISSLIMSCEMAGSYDLLVPLMLAEGITFVLCRRIAIFPKQVPGRAHSPAHRDEGFVDILEALRVRDVYSDGEQLMAVRPGDSLHTVMHAMSEAQHPGVIVAGDDGGVAGFISLDTLQGAITEEGLDGLLLAADVMHRTRDRDQVTLDDDLHHVLHAFLVTGMHVLPVIDTSGGGRREAGVVTQAAITRAYESALVSRMKSAAEDRRWANNPEEPVGPSGL